Proteins from one Malania oleifera isolate guangnan ecotype guangnan chromosome 4, ASM2987363v1, whole genome shotgun sequence genomic window:
- the LOC131152864 gene encoding alpha-xylosidase 1 gives MYAITLPLPHCPLYQTRTLEELRCVTARHFKMKVCSPPPPSLCFPSLALVLLLCVTGGNVAAAIPAKIGSGYRLVSVEETSDGGLVGHLMVKQNNDIYGPDIPHLQLFVKHETEDRLRVYISDAEKPRWEVPYNLLPREQPPSLKQRIGTLGKNPIAVTEYSGSKLIFSFTTDPFSFAVKRKSNGQILFDTSSEQNDPFSNLVFKDQYLEISTKLPKDASLYGLGENSQPHGIKLHPNDPYTLYTTDISAINLNTDLYGSHPVYMDLRNVKGEGSAHAVLLLNSNGMDVFYRGSSLTYKVIGGVFDFYIFAGPTPLAVIDQYTTFVGRPAPMPYWAFGFHQCRWGYHNLSVVENVVENYRKARIPLDVIWNDDDHMDGHKDFTLNPTNYSRPKLLAFLEKIHSRGMKYVVIIDPGIAVNNTYGVYQRGLANDVFIKYEGKPYLAQVWPGAVNFPDFLNPKTVSWWGDEVRRFHKLVPVDGLWIDMNEASNFCSGLCELPKGRICPNGTGPGWVCCLDCKNITNTRWDDPPYKINASGMQAPIGFKTIATSAVHYNGVLEYNAHSIYGFSQAIATHKALQGIEGKRPFILSRSTFVGSGAYTAHWTGDNKGTWDDLKISISTMLNFGIFGVPMVGSDICGFYPAPTEELCNRWIEVGAFYPFARDHANYYSPNQELYVWDSVAESARNALGMRYKILPYLYTLNFEAHISGAPIARPLFFSFPDLAESYGLSTQFLLGSSLMVSPVLDQGKSEVEAFFPPGTWYSLFDMTETITSKAARYVTLNAPLHVVNVHLYQNTILPMQRGGMISKEARMTPFSLVVTFPAGASEGEAKGNLFLDNDELPEINLGNGQSTYVDFYATVSKNKVKIWSEVKGGEFALGKGLIIEAVTALGMGGSGEAFALEIDDNPVVDVSQVEITASEQKYMTNLEVGDSKRKTMMVEVKGLQIPVGKKFTMSWNIGFSP, from the exons ATGTATGCGATAACTCTCCCCCTTCCCCACTGCCCTTTATATCAAACAAGGACTCTGGAAGAGCTTCGCTGTGTTACTGCTAGACACTTCAAAATGAAAGTGtgttctcctcctcctccttctctctgtTTCCCATCACTTGCTCTAGTTTTGCTTCTGTGTGTCACCGGAGGAAATGTAGCTGCCGCCATCCCGGCCAAGATTGGCAGCGGCTACCGTCTGGTCTCCGTCGAGGAGACCTCCGACGGGGGCCTGGTGGGCCACCTCATGGTGAAGCAAAACAACGACATCTACGGCCCAGATATTCCCCACTTGCAGCTTTTTGTCAA GCACGAAACGGAGGACCGCTTGAGGGTTTACATCTCCGACGCAGAGAAGCCGAGGTGGGAAGTCCCTTACAATCTATTACCGCGAGAACAGCCTCCGTCGCTGAAACAGAGGATTGGGACATTGGGGAAAAACCCAATAGCAGTAACAGAGTACTCTGGCTCTAAGCTCATCTTTAGCTTCACCACAGACCCATTTAGTTTCGCGGTGAAAAGGAAATCAAATGGGCAGATTCTCTTCGACACCAGCTCAGAACAAAACGACCCATTTAGCAATTTGGTGTTTAAAGATCAATATCTAGAGATTTCCACCAAATTGCCCAAGGATGCTTCTCTGTACGGGCTGGGAGAGAACTCACAGCCTCACGGGATTAAACTTCATCCCAATGATCCTTATACTTTATATACTACTGATATATCTGCGATTAACTTAAACACGGATCTATATGGGTCGCACCCAGTGTACATGGATCTTAGGAATGTAAAGGGGGAAGGCTCTGCTCATGCAGTTTTGCTGTTGAACAGCAATGGAATGGATGTGTTTTACAGGGGAAGTTCTTTGACCTACAAGGTGATAGGGGGGGTGTTTGATTTCTACATTTTTGCTGGTCCCACGCCCCTTGCTGTTATTGATCAGTATACCACGTTTGTGGGCAGGCCGGCTCCCATGCCTTACTGGGCTTTTG GATTCCACCAATGCAGATGGGGTTATCACAATCTCTCTGTAGTAGAGAATGTTGTCGAGAACTACAGAAAGGCTCGAATCCCACTTGATGTGATTTGGAATGATGACGATCACATGGATGGGCACAAGGACTTCACTCTCAATCCAACGAATTACTCTCGCCCGAAACTCTTAGCGTTTCTGGAGAAGATACATTCTAGAGGCATGAAATATGTTGTCATCATTGACCCTGGTATTGCTGTTAACAACACTTATGGTGTATATCAAAGAGGCCTGGCAAATGATGTATTCATCAAGTATGAGGGCAAGCCTTACCTAGCTCAAGTCTGGCCTGGGGCTGTTAACTTCCCTGACTTTCTTAACCCAAAAACTGTTTCATGGTGGGGTGATGAGGTCCGTCGATTCCATAAACTTGTCCCTGTTGATGGCCTGTGGATTGACATGAATGAAGCCTCAAATTTTTGTTCTGGGTTATGTGAACTTCCAAAGGGGAGGATATGTCCAAATGGAACTGGGCCTGGTTGGGTCTGTTGCTTGGACTGCAAGAACATAACGAACACAAGATGGGATGATCCACCCTATAAGATAAATGCCTCTGGAATGCAGGCACCAATTGGGTTCAAAACTATTGCCACTAGTGCAGTTCACTACAATGGGGTTTTGGAGTATAATGCTCATAGCATCTATGGTTTCTCTCAGGCCATTGCAACTCATAAGGCACTTCAAGGGATTGAGGGCAAGCGTCCGTTTATATTATCCCGCTCCACTTTTGTTGGCTCGGGTGCTTATACTGCCCACTGGACAGGTGATAACAAGGGAACTTGGGATGATTTGAAGATTTCAATTTCTACCATgctaaattttggtatttttggagtGCCAATGGTTGGTTCAGATATATGTGGGTTCTATCCAGCACCCACTGAGGAACTTTGCAACCGTTGGATAGAAGTTGGTGCATTTTACCCCTTCGCAAGGGACCATGCCAACTATTATTCTCCAAATCAGGAGCTGTATGTGTGGGATTCCGTTGCTGAGTCTGCCCGTAATGCTCTTGGAATGCGGTACAAGATCCTTCCTTACCTTTACACATTGAACTTCGAAGCTCACATTAGTGGTGCCCCAATAGCCAGGCCACTTTTCTTCTCCTTCCCAGATCTTGCTGAGTCTTACGGTTTAAGCACCCAGTTCTTGCTGGGGAGCAGCCTCATGGTGTCTCCAGTACTCGACCAAGGGAAATCTGAGGTCGAGGCGTTCTTCCCTCCAGGTACTTGGTACAGTTTATTTGACATGACTGAAACCATAACATCGAAAGCAGCACGCTATGTTACGCTTAATGCACCATTGCACGTGGTCAATGTGCATCTATACCAAAACACTATCCTCCCAATGCAGCGGGGTGGGATGATTTCTAAGGAAGCAAGAATGACACCTTTTAGCCTTGTAGTGACCTTCCCGGCAGGGGCTAGTGAGGGAGAAGCCAAGGGAAATTTATTCCTGGACAACGATGAGCTCCCAGAGATTAATCTTGGAAATGGGCAGTCCACATATGTTGATTTCTATGCAACTGTAAGCAAGAATAAGGTGAAGATTTGGTCCGAAGTTAAAGGAGGCGAATTTGCTTTAGGAAAAGGTTTGATTATTGAGGCAGTGACTGCGTTGGGAATGGGTGGAAGTGGGGAGGCATTTGCACTCGAGATCGATGATAATCCAGTAGTTGATGTTTCGCAGGTGGAGATCACTGCATCAGAACAAAAGTACATGACAAATTTGGAAGTTGGGGATAGTAAGAGGAAGACTATGATGGTAGAGGTGAAAGGGCTGCAAATACCAGTAGGGAAGAAATTTACAATGTCCTGGAACATAGGGTTCAGCCCTTGA